A window from Myxococcus fulvus encodes these proteins:
- a CDS encoding adenylosuccinate synthase yields MPNVVVIGAQWGDEGKGKVVDLLTEHAQLVVRFQGGNNAGHTLVVGGQKTVLHLIPSGILHQGKTCVIGNGVVVDPAVLVGEIDALKARGFLKEDSQLIISDNAHVIFPWHKLLDSFREKARGGSAIGTTGRGIGPSYEDKVARRGIRMRDLLNPERLRKRIEERLPQALEELRELCGKAGVPVPQLEVPQVLAEFSGLGERLKPYVHDASLYLAGQVRRGARILFEGAQGTLLDVDHGTYPFVTSSNCVAGNAAVGSGLGPTAIDKVMGISKAYTTRVGGGPFPTELSDAIGDQLRKVGDEFGATTGRPRRCGWLDGVVLRYAARVNGLWGMALTKLDVLSGLKSLQICNAYDLDGEKITELPGDYEDLARVKPIYETLPGWEENLAGVRSFDELPENAKRYVRRVEEVSGVPVVCVSVGADRGETVLLQNPFRS; encoded by the coding sequence ATGCCGAACGTCGTCGTCATCGGAGCGCAGTGGGGAGATGAAGGTAAGGGCAAGGTCGTGGACCTGCTCACCGAGCATGCCCAGTTGGTCGTCCGCTTCCAGGGCGGCAACAACGCGGGGCATACGCTCGTGGTGGGTGGCCAGAAGACGGTCCTGCACCTGATTCCCTCGGGCATCCTCCATCAGGGCAAGACGTGTGTCATTGGCAACGGAGTGGTGGTGGACCCCGCGGTGCTCGTGGGGGAGATCGACGCGCTCAAGGCGCGCGGCTTCCTCAAGGAGGACTCGCAGCTCATCATCTCCGACAATGCCCACGTCATCTTCCCGTGGCACAAGCTGCTGGACAGCTTCCGCGAGAAGGCCCGCGGTGGCAGCGCCATCGGCACCACCGGCCGCGGTATCGGCCCGTCCTACGAGGACAAGGTGGCGCGCCGGGGCATCCGCATGCGGGATCTGCTCAACCCCGAGCGCCTGCGCAAGCGCATCGAGGAGCGGCTGCCTCAGGCCCTCGAGGAGCTCCGGGAGCTGTGCGGCAAGGCGGGCGTGCCGGTGCCGCAGCTCGAGGTGCCCCAGGTGCTCGCGGAGTTCTCCGGGCTGGGTGAGCGGCTCAAGCCCTACGTGCACGACGCCTCGCTGTACCTCGCCGGCCAGGTGCGCCGCGGCGCGCGCATCCTCTTCGAGGGCGCGCAGGGCACGCTGCTCGACGTGGACCACGGCACCTATCCCTTCGTCACGTCGTCCAACTGCGTGGCGGGCAACGCCGCGGTGGGCTCGGGCCTGGGCCCGACGGCCATCGACAAGGTGATGGGCATCAGCAAGGCCTACACCACGCGCGTCGGCGGCGGTCCGTTCCCCACGGAGCTCAGCGACGCCATCGGCGACCAGCTGCGCAAGGTGGGTGACGAGTTCGGCGCCACCACCGGTCGTCCCCGCCGCTGCGGCTGGCTGGACGGCGTGGTGCTGCGCTACGCGGCGCGCGTCAACGGCCTGTGGGGCATGGCGCTCACCAAGCTCGACGTGCTCAGCGGCCTGAAGTCGCTGCAGATCTGCAACGCGTACGACCTGGACGGCGAGAAGATCACCGAGCTGCCCGGCGATTACGAGGACCTGGCGCGCGTCAAGCCCATCTACGAGACGCTGCCCGGCTGGGAGGAGAACCTCGCCGGCGTGCGCAGCTTCGACGAGCTGCCGGAGAACGCGAAGCGCTACGTGCGCCGCGTGGAAGAGGTCAGCGGCGTGCCCGTGGTGTGCGTCTCCGTGGGCGCCGACCGCGGCGAGACGGTGCTGCTGCAGAACCCCTTCCGCAGCTGA
- a CDS encoding tetratricopeptide repeat protein, with product MHLVRKSVIVLSAVLLLGAAEPSEPARAAFARGESALGAGRLDEAAAAYREALAATPGYAPALNGLGSVAFRQGKLKDAIARFGEATQADPLHKMAYFNLGYAARKAGDAATAARAYGRYVELEPDDADGYYGLAESHRQLGDKPQAIAAYQGYIARENRPSEQIWVQKARGYLKSLGASPLPPESSKPLPRVAPPATSTLGASPESSKPLPRVAEAPPPTSTLGGSPESSKPLPHVAEAPPATSTLGGSPETPKPLPRVVAAPTTMSTLGVAPVTPPSRATADGADLREKGTPPSGAVAPSAATPSAQEPVPFPSKPSAEITQARTPNPALAAARIRDGDALMKERRYREAAFAFLDASHADEGHVEALFKLGNALAVLGYYGQAVEKWESAIQLTKDAAIRQSAQDNIARARTKMAQSGASPQAAGQAPGSGPVAETTRAQARRAYEQGVQRIGSRDFATALTHLTQAIQLEPMLAVAYTARGSANIGLRRYAEAAADYQFAMELEPQAASPLYGLAESYRALGRNAEARGLYERYAASSAADVRPQLQEESRQKAVKLR from the coding sequence ATGCACCTGGTACGCAAGTCCGTCATCGTCCTGTCCGCGGTGCTGCTGCTCGGTGCCGCGGAGCCCTCCGAGCCCGCCCGGGCCGCCTTCGCTCGCGGAGAGTCCGCCCTGGGCGCGGGCCGCCTGGACGAGGCCGCCGCCGCGTACCGTGAAGCGCTGGCCGCCACCCCGGGCTATGCCCCCGCGCTCAACGGCCTGGGCAGCGTGGCCTTCCGACAGGGCAAGCTGAAGGACGCCATCGCGCGTTTCGGCGAGGCCACGCAGGCGGACCCGCTCCACAAGATGGCGTACTTCAACCTGGGCTATGCCGCGCGCAAGGCCGGGGACGCCGCCACCGCCGCCCGCGCCTACGGGCGCTATGTCGAGCTCGAGCCGGACGACGCGGATGGCTACTACGGCCTCGCGGAGAGCCACCGCCAGCTCGGCGACAAGCCCCAGGCCATCGCCGCGTATCAGGGTTACATCGCCCGGGAGAACCGGCCCTCCGAGCAGATCTGGGTCCAGAAGGCGCGCGGCTACCTGAAGTCGCTCGGCGCCTCGCCCCTGCCGCCCGAGTCCTCGAAGCCGCTCCCGCGCGTCGCCCCGCCTGCGACGAGCACGCTCGGCGCCTCGCCCGAGTCCTCGAAGCCGCTTCCGCGCGTCGCCGAAGCGCCGCCTCCGACGAGCACCCTCGGCGGCTCGCCCGAGTCCTCGAAGCCGCTGCCTCATGTCGCCGAGGCGCCGCCTGCGACGAGCACCCTGGGCGGCTCGCCCGAGACGCCGAAGCCGCTTCCGCGCGTCGTCGCGGCACCGACAACGATGAGCACCCTGGGCGTCGCGCCGGTGACGCCTCCCTCGCGGGCGACGGCCGACGGCGCGGACCTGCGCGAGAAGGGGACGCCCCCGAGCGGCGCAGTGGCCCCGTCCGCCGCGACGCCCTCGGCGCAGGAGCCGGTGCCCTTCCCGTCGAAACCCTCGGCCGAAATCACGCAGGCGCGCACACCGAACCCCGCGCTGGCGGCGGCGCGCATCCGCGACGGCGATGCGCTGATGAAGGAGCGCCGCTACCGCGAGGCGGCCTTCGCGTTCCTGGATGCGTCGCACGCGGACGAGGGCCACGTGGAGGCCTTGTTCAAGCTGGGCAACGCGCTGGCGGTGCTCGGCTACTACGGGCAGGCGGTGGAGAAGTGGGAGTCCGCCATCCAGCTCACGAAGGACGCGGCCATCCGTCAGAGCGCGCAGGACAACATCGCGCGAGCGCGCACGAAGATGGCGCAGTCGGGCGCCTCTCCGCAGGCGGCGGGACAGGCCCCGGGCTCCGGACCTGTCGCGGAGACGACACGGGCGCAGGCCCGGAGGGCCTATGAGCAGGGCGTGCAGCGCATCGGCTCGCGCGACTTCGCCACGGCGCTGACGCACCTGACCCAGGCCATCCAGTTGGAGCCGATGCTCGCGGTGGCCTACACCGCGCGCGGCAGCGCCAACATCGGCCTGCGTCGCTACGCGGAGGCCGCGGCGGACTATCAGTTCGCGATGGAGCTGGAGCCCCAGGCCGCGTCCCCCCTGTACGGGTTGGCCGAGTCCTACCGCGCCCTGGGTCGCAACGCGGAGGCGCGGGGGCTCTACGAGCGCTATGCCGC